One Formosa sp. Hel3_A1_48 genomic window, TCAAATTCATTTTTGACCTCTCTAATGATATCTAAATAGGGTAAGCCCGGCTTCACCATCACAATGTCGGCACCTTCATCAATATCCATCTCTGTTTCGCGCAGGGCTTCAAAGCGGTTGGCATAGTCCATTTGATAGGTTTTTTTGTCTTTTGGAATATTGTTTTGTTCTGCTGGTGCAGAATCCAGTGCATCTCTAAACGGGCCATAAAATGAGGAAGCATATTTGGCACTATAACTCATAATGCCCGTGTCTATAAATCCATCGTCTTCCAGCGCCTCTCTAATGCTTAAAATGCGGCCATCCATCATGTCGCTAGGCGCCACAAAATTGGCGCCTGCTTCGGCATGAGATATACTCATTTGTGCCAAAACATCAACGGTAGGGTCGTTAACGATTTTTCCGTTTTCTAGAATGCCATCATGGCCATAAATGGAATAGGGGTCCAAGGCAACGTCTGTCATGACCAACATTTCTGGACAGGTGTTTTTGATGGTTTTAATGGCGCGTTGCATCAGTCCATTGGGGTTTAGGGCTTCTGTTCCACGGTTGTCTTTTAACTTATCTTCAACTTTGACAAACAACAAAACGGCTTTAAGCCCCAAAGACCATAAAAGTTTTACCTCCGCTTGTAGCGTATCCAAACTAAAGCGGTAGTAATTGGGCATCGATGGAATTTCGTCTTTAATTCCTTTACCTTCTACCACAAAAAGAGGGACTAAAAAGTCATTTGGTGTAATATTGTTTTCACGCACTAAACTTCGAATGGTTGCGTTGGCGCGTAAACGTCTGTTTCTTCTTAATGGATACATAATTAATAGTTTTAAGCTTTAAGCTGAAGCAGCCCATTCAATAGGGTTTTTTAAGACTTCAATTAATTTTTCTTCTTCGCTACCTTTTTCAGGGTGGTGATCGTACACCCACTGCACGTGTGCGGGCAGACTCATTAAAATACTTTCAATTCTACCGTTAGTTTTTAGTCCAAACAAGGTGCCTT contains:
- the hemB gene encoding porphobilinogen synthase, with the protein product MYPLRRNRRLRANATIRSLVRENNITPNDFLVPLFVVEGKGIKDEIPSMPNYYRFSLDTLQAEVKLLWSLGLKAVLLFVKVEDKLKDNRGTEALNPNGLMQRAIKTIKNTCPEMLVMTDVALDPYSIYGHDGILENGKIVNDPTVDVLAQMSISHAEAGANFVAPSDMMDGRILSIREALEDDGFIDTGIMSYSAKYASSFYGPFRDALDSAPAEQNNIPKDKKTYQMDYANRFEALRETEMDIDEGADIVMVKPGLPYLDIIREVKNEFDVPVAAYQVSGEYAMIKAASEKGWLDHDQAVLETTMAFKRAGADLIASYFAKEVVKLLG